CTTCATACAGCTTGTTCTACTCCTATTACGGAAAATATGGTAATTCAAACAAACAGCGCAAAGGTTCTTGCGGTTCGTAAATCGGTAATTGAGCTTTTACTGATTCGACATCCTCTTGAATGCTTCAGCTGTGCAAGCAACGGAAATTGTGAGCTGCAAACAATAGCTTATGAGCTAGGAGTAGAAAAAAGTTCTTACAAGGATGAAAGTAGAACGATAGAAAGACTTTCGATAGAAGATGAAAATCCCTTTTATATAAGAGACCTTAATAAATGTATTCTCTGCGGCAGATGTGTCCGTGTTTGTGCTCAACATGCACGCTATCATGTCCTTGATTTTCAAAACAGAGGCATTGCAACTTTAGCACGCCAAGGTGAAGGGCTTGAGCTTGAAGAGGCAGGCTGTACATTTTGCGGACAGTGTGTGTCTGTTTGTCCTGTAGGTGCGCTTTATGAAAAACCGGCATTGGGCAAGGGGCAATTCTGGGAGCTAGAGACAACGAGGACTATCTGTCCATATTGTGGTGTAGGCTGCGAGCTGTTAGTTCAAGTAAACAAAAGAACGGGAAAAATTGCGAATGTAACTTCAGACCATAAAAATATGAACTCTATAAATAAAGGTCGCACCTGCGTAAAGGGAAGTTTTGCTTGGGAGTTTGTAAACAGTCCTGAGCGTTTAACACATCCCTTAATAAAGAGAGATGGGGAGTTTTATCCTGCAACTTGGGATGAAGCGCTTGATAAAGTAGTGGAAGGGCTAAAAAGGAATAAAGGAAAGGCAGGGTTTTTCTCGTCAGCTCGCTGCACAAATGAAGATAATTATATAATTCAAAGGTTCGCAAGGGAGGTAATGGGCACAAACAATGTTGATCACTGTGCCCACCTCTGACACTCTGCTACTGTTGCGGGTCTCGGTGAGACCCTAGGAAGTGGAGCAATGACAAATGATTTGGAGTCAATAAAATCAGCAGACACAATTCTTGTAATCGGTTCAAATACAACAGAGGCTCATCCTGTTATAGGTTCAATGATAAAAGAGCGTATACAAAACGGAGGGAAACTTATAGTATGCGACCCACGTAAAATTGAACTGCATAAATATGCGGCTGTTTCCATAAGACACAAAAGCGGTTCAGACGTAGCTCTTATAAACTCTATGATGAATGTCATTTTGGAAGAAAATCTTTATGACAAAGAATTCATTGCAGAACGAGTAGAAAATTTTGAAGAGCTGAAAAAAATAGTTGGGGAATATAATCCGGAAAAAATGGCAAAAACAACGGGGATCTCTGCTGAGACAGTTCGCGAAGCAGCTCGCTTGTATGCAAAAGCAGAAAACTCCGCAATTTTTTACACAATGGGAATAACACAACATACCACCGGAACAAATAATGTAAGAACTCTGGCAAATTTGGCTCTGTTGTGTGGCATGGTCGGTCGTCCCGGCACAGGAGTCAACCCGTTACGCGGCCAAAATAATGTACAGGGTGCCTGTGATATGGGAGCACTTCCGGCAACTCTTCCAGGATATCTTAACGTTGGAACGACTAAAGCTGCAGAAATGGTAAAAAAATTATGGGGTTGTGAGATTCCAGATAACGGAGTCCCCGGTCTTTCGGTTGCCAGAATGATTGACGCGGCAAGCAAGGGAGATATTAAAGCTCTTTATATAGTGGGAGAGAATCCAATGGTAACAGATGCGGACACGAATCACGTGTCAGAAGCTTTAGATAATTTGGACTTTCTTGTTGTTGAAGATATTTTTCTTACTCCTACAGCAGAAAAAGCAGATGTTGTGCTTCCGGCGTCATGTTGGCCTGAAAAAGACGGTACAATTACGAATACCATAAGAGCTGTACAGCTCTTAAGAAAAGCCTCCGAATCTCCTGGAGAGAGCCTTGATGATTGGAAAATCTTTGTGGAACTGGCGAAACGTTTTGGGCATGATTGGCAGTTTAATTCTGCTGAAGATGTGTTTAACGATATAAGGCGCTTTACTCCCACTTATGCGGGAATGAATTACGACCGGCTTGATCAAGGCTACTTGCAGTGGCCCTGTTTTGATGAGGAGCATAAAGGAACTCCGATATTGCATACACAGCGTTTCGGAAGAGAGAATGGAAAAGCGACTTTTTCTCCTTGTGATTGGACTCCCCCTCACGAATGGCCTGATGAGGAATATCCATTTATAGCCACAACCGGACGTAGCCTGTTCCATTATCACTCCGGTTCTATGACCCGCAGGGCTGCAACGGGCAAATACATAAAAGAGCTATATATTGAAATAAACCCGGAAGACGCACACACACTTCATGTAGAGGACGGTGACAGCATTACGGTTGAATCTCGTAGGGGTGTCGTAACAGGCAAAGCTAAAGTTACAGATTTGGTCTCTCAAGGGATGTTATTTTTACCATTTCATTTTGCAGAGGCAGCTGCTAATCTTTTGACGGCAGCTGTTTGGGATACTGATTCCGAAACTCCTGGGTTTAAAATAAGTGCCGTAAAGCTATCAAAAATTTAATTTAAAGGGGAGACTGTTTTGAGTTTAAAATCGCCAATAGAAACAGCAAAAAGTGCGTCTAGTACAGCAAGTTACAAGGCAAATTTAAGTTTTAAAAGTATGTTGATTCTGGGTTTTTTTGGAGGAGCACACATTGCTTTTGGTTCCTATTTTATGATAGTTGTCACTCAAGATGCTTCACAGTTTGTGGGTATGGGCCTTTCAAAGCTTTTTGGAGGAGTAGTTTTCTCTATCGGCCTTTTATTAGTTTCCGTCTGCGGTGCCGAATTATTTACAGGCAATTGCCTTATGCCATTAGGAATCTTAACTCGAGAAGTTCCGCTCTCTAAGCTATTAAAGAACTGGCTTGTCGTCTATTTTGCTAATTTTTTAGGAGCTCTGCTTCTTGCTTTTTTCGTATATAAAAGTGGCCTTGCAAGAAATTTAATATCTGTAAATATATTGAATATTGCTGTAACCAAAGTAAATCTTCCTTTTGTTGAAGCACTTTTCCGCGGCATCCTTTGTAATTGGTTGTTGGTCTTGGCAATATGGATGGGTTTTTCTGCGAAAGACGTAATAAATAAATTTATTTGCTGCTTGATGCCTATCTCTGCTTTTGTAGCAATGGGATTTGAGCACTGTATAGCAAATATGTTTTTTATCAGCTTAGGTATGTTCGTAAAAACAGATGTTTTGGCAGTGGGAATGTCTCAGCTGTCTCATGCTGAATTGGAAACCCTTTCGATGGCTGGCTTTATGAATAACATTTTGCCTGTAACAATTGGTAATATAATAGGCGGTGCTTTCTTCGTTGGGATTCTTTATTACATGTCACTTTCGAAAGAACTAAAAGAAAGAAAATGAAAAGCAATGTTTTAGATCAACACCAGATTGACGCAACTCTTCTGCTTCTCGGTGGGGGGAAGGGTGTTCGCATGGGTGGGAATAAGCTCTATTTAGAAATAGATGGTGCTCCCCTCATAGAACAGATAATGTGTGAACTGGCTCCAATTTTTAAGGAAACCCTTCTTCTTGTAGCTCGCGGAGAAAAAGAGCCGGTAACGGAGAAACTGGGTTCATTACTGTTTGAACACGCTGTTCAAGTGGTAGAAGATGAGAGAATAGCAATCGGCCCTTTAGAGGGATTAAGAAGTGGTCTAGAAAAGATGTCGCAGAATTGGGGCTTTCTCGTGGGGTGCGACATGCCTTCTGTACAGAAAAATCTGGTGTTTTTTATGTCTTCCTTTCGTGCTGAAGGAGTAGACGTAATTGCCGCAGAGCGCAGCGGATATATAGAGCCACTTCACGCATTCTATTCTAAGAGTTCTCTCCCCTCTATAAAAAAATCTATAAGTAACAGACAGAAGAAAATCAAGTTTTTTTATAGAGACATAAATCTTTTCCTAATAAAAGAAGAGCTGTTGAAGCTGCATGGAAATGTAGAGAAATCATTTTTTAATCTTAACTACCCAGCAGACGTTCTTCAGATGAAAAAGATGGCCTTATAGTCTATGTAAAACGTAAACGGGACATTGAAAATATAGCAAGCCTTGAAAGAGCAATAATTGCTCGCGACAGGGCTTGTCTTATTTTATTTTAAAAGAGTGGTTGGAGGAATCTAAACTGATAGACATAAGAGGGCTTTCAATAAATTTTGGAGAGCAAGAAGTATTAAAAAATATAGATTGGTTTATAACACCAAAAAGTCGAATTGGCCTCGTAGGTGATAATGGTGCAGGAAAAACAACGATATTGCGCTTAATTGCCGGGGAGCAAGAGCCGACTGACGGAAGTGTCTTTATGCCCAAAAACCAAACAGTTGGCTATCTTCCCCAAGATTTGATCGAAATTGAAAACATACCTCTCATAAACTACCTTAAAAAACGTGCCGGTCTAGACCTGCTAGACAAAAAACTTCGTGCGGTAGAGCGAGAGCTTTCTTTATTGAGCGAAGACTCAAAACTTCTGGAAAAAACTTTATCAAGGCATGAGCATCTGCAAAAGAAATTTGAGGCAAAAGAGGGCTTTAATTTTGAAATAAAAGCAATACAGATACTCAAAGGGTTAGGATTTCACCCGGAAAAGGATCTTGAAAGAATGACGGCTGAGTTTTCAGGCGGGTGGAAAATGAGGATTGCTTTGGCCTCTTTACTGCTTTGCTCACCCGACATCCTTCTGTTGGATGAACCGACAAACCATCTTGATACCGAGAGTATGGAGTGGTTGGAAAGCTGGCTGAGAGATTTTAAAGGCACTGTTATAGCTGTCTCTCATGACAGAAGATTTTTAGAAAAAATGGTAACCTCAGTAGCAGAGCTCTCTTTTGGCAAAATAAATATTTATTCATGCAGCTATGAAAAATATCTTATAGAACGTAATGAGCGCATTAAAAAAATAAATGAAGAATTTACACAGCAAAGAGAAAAAATAGAAGAAACTCAGCGTTTTGTAGAACGTTTTAGATATAAATCCTCTAAGGCAGCACAAGTTCAAAGCAGAATAAAACAGCTGGAAAAAATGGAAGTAAAAGAAATTGTAAAACCACTAAAAAGTATCAAATTTAAATTTCCGGAGGCACCAAGAAGTGGGCTCGACGTTTTAAAGGCGCAAGCTCTCTCGAAAACATATGAAACCAATGAGGTTTTTGAGGGGGTAGATTTTACGATCCAGAGGGGAGAACGAGTGGCGCTAGTTGGCGTGAATGGTGCCGGGAAGTCTACTCTTTTAAGGATTTTGAATCAGTCTGAGCCACCTACCGAGGGGGAAGTTACGCTTGGCCATAAGGTAAAGAAAGCTTTTTTCTCGCAGGAAAGTGCCCAGAACCTAAATTATAATCACACAATTTTGCAGGAATTAAACAGTTGTGACACAAGTCTTCTTGAAGGAGAGAAGCGTAATTTATTGGGAACGTTTCTTTTTTCCGGAGATGACATAAACAAAAATATTTCAGTTCTTTCTGGTGGAGAAAAATCAAGAGTGACTTTAGCCAAAATACTTTTATCCAAATCAAACTTGCTTATCCTTGACGAGCCTACAAACCATCTTGATTTTGAGACAAAAGAACTTTTTCAAAAAGCTTTGCTTGATTATGGCGGAACGATATTAATCGTTTCTCATGACAGGGCGTTTCTAGACAATTTAGTTGACCGAGTTCTAGAGATTCGAGATGGGCATCTTTTTGATTATTCGGGAAACTATTCTGAGTTTATTGAAAAACGTGAAAAGCAGATAAAAGATATAAATATTAAAAATATCGAGAAAAAAACCGAAAGCGTTTCAGAAAAGACAAAAGAACAAAAACGAATTGAAGCGGAAGCCCGCAATCGTCTTTATCGTGAGAATAAAAAAATTTTGGAGAAGCTAGAACCATTGGAAAATCAAATAGCCGAAGATGAATCGCGTAAAGAAGAAATATCAGCAATGCTCTGTGATGCAGAAGTTCTATCAAATTCAAAGAGAGTGCAAGAATTAATGATAGAGCTGGGAGAGTTGGAGGAGTCCATTAAAGAAAATTATGAAGAGTGGGATAAGCTTGCTTTAAAGCTTTAACAAAAACAGAGGACTGAAAGAAATATAAATTAAAAGGTGCGTCTTTTTTAGACACACCTTTTAATTTATAACAATTGTGCTATAATAAAGCATATTGTAATAGGTTAGTCAATAACCGCCTTGACTAAATTTCTAGGCATGTCTATATCGCAACCTCGCTGATTTGCCATATAGTAAGCGAAGAGCTGGAGAGGGATCGTTGCAATAAAAGCAAAGAGTTCCGGCTCAGTTTCAGGTGTATAAATAATATTTTTTGAATAATTTGAGATTTCATTGTCTCCTACGGTTGCGATTGCAATAATTGGAGATTGCTTTGCCATATATTCTTTTATGTTTGAAATAGTTCTTTCCCAAAGTATATTTTTCGGAACAAGTGCAACTATAGGAATGTCTTTATCAAGCAGGGCAATCGGGCCGTGTTTCATCTCTCCTGCCGGATACGCTTCTGCTAGGATATATGATATCTCTTTTAGTTTTAAAGCTCCCTCTAAAGCGGAAGGATAGGCGAGGGCTCTGCCCATAAAGAAAACTCCCTTTACTTTAGTAAAGTTGCGAGCGATGTTTTCTATATTTTCTTTCTGTTCTAAAAGTTCCGCCAGCTTGCCCGGCATTTTTACCAAAGCTTTTACTAGGCGATTTTCTGTCGCCTCGGCTAAATTGCCTCTCAGTTTTGCCAAATACATACCTAGCAAAACAAGCATAGTAAGTTGAGTTGTATATGTTTTTGTGGCGGCTACTCCTATTTCAGGTCCAGCCGGAGTTATCAAACACTCTCCAACTTCACGATGAATTGTAGAGTCTCTTACGTTTGTAATGACCAGGCATTTTGCTCCTTTTGACTTTGCAACACGGGCTGCTTGTAGTGTGTCCGCCGTTTCGCCCGACTGAGATACAAAAATTGCGAGAGTATCAGGTCCATTTGGCAAGTTCCTGTAGCTGTACTCAGAAGCAATCTCAGTTCTTATATCAAAAGTTCCAAACGTTTCCATAATTTGTGCTGCTGTAACCGTGGCATAATGAGATGTACCACAGGCAACGAAATGGATCCTTCTCCAACTCTTCGCGAGCTCCGGAGACCAATCAAGCTCGCCACTAAGGTCAACTCTTCCCTCTTTAATGCGTCCTAACAATGTCTGAGCCATTACATTAGGCTGTTCGTGTATCTCTTTTAACATGTAGTGAGCAAAAGTTCCTTTATTCGCCATGGTAGCATTCCAATCAAGATGCATGCTGTCTTTTGGGTGTTCAGCACCATCGAAATCATAAAAAATACAGCTTTTTTTATTAATCATCGCCATCTCCTCATCATCCATAAACCAAACGTCTTGAGAAAAATCAAGGAGTGCTGTTGGGTCTGATGCACAAAACCCCTCTTTGCCAGTATGTCCAACAACGAGAGAGGACCCTTTACGTGCAACCCAAATCTCATCTTTCCTGTCGTAAAACATTATGACAAGAGCAAACGACCCGTTTATACGCTTTGTTAGCTTAACTATTGCTTCTTTTGGGTCATTTTTATACACATATGCCAGATATTGTACGGCCGATTCTGTGTCAGTTTCTGTATGGAATTTTATTCCCTTTGATTCAAGTTCTATTCTTATTTCGTTGGCATTGTCTATAATTCCGTTGTGTACCAGGACGACCCTTTTATCGCTACTTATATGAGGGTGTGCGTTGTTTTCTGTAATTGCGCCATGTGTAGCATATCTTGTGTGCCCTATACCGAAGTTCCCTGCAATTGACTCTTGTTCAACTTTTTTCTCTAGCTGTGAAAGTTTCCCTATAGCACGCACTTCCCGTATTTCTTCATCATTTATAACAGCGATGCCTGCCGAGTCATACTTTCTATGTTCATGTTTCGCGAGTCCTTCAAGGATGATGTCTGCAGCATTTCTGTCGCCAACATACCCCATAATTCCGCACATAAGTACCATCCTCTCAAAATCTTGTCTATTAATATTATGAATATCATATACATACAATTATCACAATAATACTTTATTATTTGGAAAAACAAGAATTTTTTAGATATTGCGTTGCTCTCTTATAATTTGTCCTTTTATAGATTAATTATCAAGAAATTAATCTGTAATGTCTTCATCTTTTAAAAACTCTTCAAGAGAGACATAATTAATTTTTCCTGTTGGGAGCGTAGGTATGTCTTCTAAAATGAGAACTTTTTTTGGCATAGAAATTTCAGCTATTTCCATATCAGAAAGTTTTTGACGGACTTCATCTCGTTTGAGCTCTATCCTTGTTGTTACCAGTCCTAAAGTTTCACCTCTGGGTCCTCCGCTTAACATAACAACAGCATGTTTGTCATCCGGCCAGATTTCATATATAAGCTCTTCAACTGCTGCTAAAGAAATCATCTCTCCTGCAATTTTAGCGAATCTTTTTGCACGGCCAATAATTTTTACGTAGCCTTCATCGTCAATATCAACAATGTCTCCTGTGTCGTACCAACCATCTTTAAGGGGTTCTAGAACTCCCGGATTTGTAATTTTATAGTATCCGAGCATAATATTGTCCCCTTTTAGCCAGAGGCGGCCTCCCTGATGTACGCCTTCAATAGCTTCTAAACGATATTCCAAGCCCGATACAATTAGGCCGACAGTGCCTGTTTTATGATGAGCATAGTAGTTATTGGCAACGACGGGAGACGCTTCTGTAACACCATAACCTTCAGTAATCCTTATATTAAAACGCTCAAACCAGGTTTTTTGAGTTGATGGTTTTAATTTCTCTCCACCTTGAACGAGAAGCCTCATCGTTGCAAAATCGTAGTTATCCTGAGCAGCCTTTGCAAATCCGCAAAGGAAAGTGTCCGTTGCAAAAAGAATGGTTATGCGCTCGTCGTAGCAAAGAGTAGAAATAGTTTTGTAATGTAGTGGCGAGGGATAAAGAGAGACAAAAAGTCCAAGTGCAACAGGCATAAATATGCCGCACAAACCAAAAGAATGAAATATAGGCATAATATTTAGGACTCTGTCAGATCTGTAAAAATCTACTCGGGTAAACATCTGCGAGTGGTTTGTATTTAAGTTTTTATAGCTTAACAAAACTCCTTTAGGAGAACCCTCCGAACCGGAGGTAAATAAAAGCACGGCCGGTTTCTCAGCAGCTTTTAAATCAACGGGTTTAGATTTTAAAAAAGGTGTTTTTATTGCAGCGTTAAGTTTTTTAAAGGTTGTGATTGATGGGGCCACATCTTCTAGCCAAAGAAGCTCTACTCCCGCTTCTTGGGCTGATTCAATAAGATGTTCAAGTTTTCCGAGCGTAATAAATTTTCGAGAAGTTATAATTGTCTTTATATCTCCGGTATGGCAACAATTTACGAGAGAACGTCCGCCAAGAGAAAAATTCAAAAGTGCAGGGATTCTTCCCATTTTTTGAAGGGCATATAACGTAACTACTCCGGCAAGAGATGTTGGCAGCAGGACTCCAATATTTTCCCCTTTGATTTTTTGCGAAGATAATGCTTCTTCTATAAGGAGAACTCTGGTTATAAAACCGTTATAAGTTACAGGTTTTTCTTGATAGTCACAAAACAGCCGAGTTTTTCCACCAAACTCATCGCGAGCATCAAGAAGTATGTCCCAAAAAGGCTTCTCTTTACGCCTTGCATACATAGCAGCTTCATTCATGATGCGTTCTAGAGCTTGTCCTGCAGCGACATTTCTCTTTGTTCCGACAACTTCTTCTGCAATATTCAACTCTTTTAATGGGAAGATTGTTATAGTTACTTTAGAAAAGAAACGAACCCCTGGCTTGTGCTGAATGCGCGAAAAAGGGGTACGTTGTGTTCCATCTATATATATAGGAAGAATTTTTGCATTTGTATGATCGGCAATCATTGCAACTCCTTGCGAAACTTTCATCGGATTGCCAGTAGTTGTTGGTTGAAGCTCCGGAAATATAACGCATCTTCCCCCATCTTTCAGAAGCGTTAAGAAATATTTTAGCGAAAGGGGGGCCTCTGAATCAAGAATATGAGTCTCTGCGAGAGGAAGAAATAAATTTGCCCAACGTTTTTTAGTCAGCCGTTTTTCAATGGCGAAGGGAACTTTTTCTGGTAGGAACAGGGCTAATATAAGTGGGTCGATAAAGGAAACATAGTTTGGGGCAATCAAAACCCCCTCTTCTCCATTAC
This sequence is a window from Synergistaceae bacterium. Protein-coding genes within it:
- the fdhF gene encoding formate dehydrogenase subunit alpha; the encoded protein is MPKAVINGKTVDFSPGMTILQAAREAGIYIPTLCEHPALDIVGACRICLVEVEGSPKLHTACSTPITENMVIQTNSAKVLAVRKSVIELLLIRHPLECFSCASNGNCELQTIAYELGVEKSSYKDESRTIERLSIEDENPFYIRDLNKCILCGRCVRVCAQHARYHVLDFQNRGIATLARQGEGLELEEAGCTFCGQCVSVCPVGALYEKPALGKGQFWELETTRTICPYCGVGCELLVQVNKRTGKIANVTSDHKNMNSINKGRTCVKGSFAWEFVNSPERLTHPLIKRDGEFYPATWDEALDKVVEGLKRNKGKAGFFSSARCTNEDNYIIQRFAREVMGTNNVDHCAHLUHSATVAGLGETLGSGAMTNDLESIKSADTILVIGSNTTEAHPVIGSMIKERIQNGGKLIVCDPRKIELHKYAAVSIRHKSGSDVALINSMMNVILEENLYDKEFIAERVENFEELKKIVGEYNPEKMAKTTGISAETVREAARLYAKAENSAIFYTMGITQHTTGTNNVRTLANLALLCGMVGRPGTGVNPLRGQNNVQGACDMGALPATLPGYLNVGTTKAAEMVKKLWGCEIPDNGVPGLSVARMIDAASKGDIKALYIVGENPMVTDADTNHVSEALDNLDFLVVEDIFLTPTAEKADVVLPASCWPEKDGTITNTIRAVQLLRKASESPGESLDDWKIFVELAKRFGHDWQFNSAEDVFNDIRRFTPTYAGMNYDRLDQGYLQWPCFDEEHKGTPILHTQRFGRENGKATFSPCDWTPPHEWPDEEYPFIATTGRSLFHYHSGSMTRRAATGKYIKELYIEINPEDAHTLHVEDGDSITVESRRGVVTGKAKVTDLVSQGMLFLPFHFAEAAANLLTAAVWDTDSETPGFKISAVKLSKI
- a CDS encoding formate/nitrite transporter family protein — translated: MSLKSPIETAKSASSTASYKANLSFKSMLILGFFGGAHIAFGSYFMIVVTQDASQFVGMGLSKLFGGVVFSIGLLLVSVCGAELFTGNCLMPLGILTREVPLSKLLKNWLVVYFANFLGALLLAFFVYKSGLARNLISVNILNIAVTKVNLPFVEALFRGILCNWLLVLAIWMGFSAKDVINKFICCLMPISAFVAMGFEHCIANMFFISLGMFVKTDVLAVGMSQLSHAELETLSMAGFMNNILPVTIGNIIGGAFFVGILYYMSLSKELKERK
- a CDS encoding molybdenum cofactor guanylyltransferase; this translates as MKSNVLDQHQIDATLLLLGGGKGVRMGGNKLYLEIDGAPLIEQIMCELAPIFKETLLLVARGEKEPVTEKLGSLLFEHAVQVVEDERIAIGPLEGLRSGLEKMSQNWGFLVGCDMPSVQKNLVFFMSSFRAEGVDVIAAERSGYIEPLHAFYSKSSLPSIKKSISNRQKKIKFFYRDINLFLIKEELLKLHGNVEKSFFNLNYPADVLQMKKMAL
- a CDS encoding ATP-binding cassette domain-containing protein, whose protein sequence is MIDIRGLSINFGEQEVLKNIDWFITPKSRIGLVGDNGAGKTTILRLIAGEQEPTDGSVFMPKNQTVGYLPQDLIEIENIPLINYLKKRAGLDLLDKKLRAVERELSLLSEDSKLLEKTLSRHEHLQKKFEAKEGFNFEIKAIQILKGLGFHPEKDLERMTAEFSGGWKMRIALASLLLCSPDILLLDEPTNHLDTESMEWLESWLRDFKGTVIAVSHDRRFLEKMVTSVAELSFGKINIYSCSYEKYLIERNERIKKINEEFTQQREKIEETQRFVERFRYKSSKAAQVQSRIKQLEKMEVKEIVKPLKSIKFKFPEAPRSGLDVLKAQALSKTYETNEVFEGVDFTIQRGERVALVGVNGAGKSTLLRILNQSEPPTEGEVTLGHKVKKAFFSQESAQNLNYNHTILQELNSCDTSLLEGEKRNLLGTFLFSGDDINKNISVLSGGEKSRVTLAKILLSKSNLLILDEPTNHLDFETKELFQKALLDYGGTILIVSHDRAFLDNLVDRVLEIRDGHLFDYSGNYSEFIEKREKQIKDINIKNIEKKTESVSEKTKEQKRIEAEARNRLYRENKKILEKLEPLENQIAEDESRKEEISAMLCDAEVLSNSKRVQELMIELGELEESIKENYEEWDKLALKL
- the glmS gene encoding glutamine--fructose-6-phosphate transaminase (isomerizing), with the protein product MCGIMGYVGDRNAADIILEGLAKHEHRKYDSAGIAVINDEEIREVRAIGKLSQLEKKVEQESIAGNFGIGHTRYATHGAITENNAHPHISSDKRVVLVHNGIIDNANEIRIELESKGIKFHTETDTESAVQYLAYVYKNDPKEAIVKLTKRINGSFALVIMFYDRKDEIWVARKGSSLVVGHTGKEGFCASDPTALLDFSQDVWFMDDEEMAMINKKSCIFYDFDGAEHPKDSMHLDWNATMANKGTFAHYMLKEIHEQPNVMAQTLLGRIKEGRVDLSGELDWSPELAKSWRRIHFVACGTSHYATVTAAQIMETFGTFDIRTEIASEYSYRNLPNGPDTLAIFVSQSGETADTLQAARVAKSKGAKCLVITNVRDSTIHREVGECLITPAGPEIGVAATKTYTTQLTMLVLLGMYLAKLRGNLAEATENRLVKALVKMPGKLAELLEQKENIENIARNFTKVKGVFFMGRALAYPSALEGALKLKEISYILAEAYPAGEMKHGPIALLDKDIPIVALVPKNILWERTISNIKEYMAKQSPIIAIATVGDNEISNYSKNIIYTPETEPELFAFIATIPLQLFAYYMANQRGCDIDMPRNLVKAVID
- a CDS encoding AMP-binding protein — its product is MWRLLVKFILNLFFSIEIKGLENWKNSNGEEGVLIAPNYVSFIDPLILALFLPEKVPFAIEKRLTKKRWANLFLPLAETHILDSEAPLSLKYFLTLLKDGGRCVIFPELQPTTTGNPMKVSQGVAMIADHTNAKILPIYIDGTQRTPFSRIQHKPGVRFFSKVTITIFPLKELNIAEEVVGTKRNVAAGQALERIMNEAAMYARRKEKPFWDILLDARDEFGGKTRLFCDYQEKPVTYNGFITRVLLIEEALSSQKIKGENIGVLLPTSLAGVVTLYALQKMGRIPALLNFSLGGRSLVNCCHTGDIKTIITSRKFITLGKLEHLIESAQEAGVELLWLEDVAPSITTFKKLNAAIKTPFLKSKPVDLKAAEKPAVLLFTSGSEGSPKGVLLSYKNLNTNHSQMFTRVDFYRSDRVLNIMPIFHSFGLCGIFMPVALGLFVSLYPSPLHYKTISTLCYDERITILFATDTFLCGFAKAAQDNYDFATMRLLVQGGEKLKPSTQKTWFERFNIRITEGYGVTEASPVVANNYYAHHKTGTVGLIVSGLEYRLEAIEGVHQGGRLWLKGDNIMLGYYKITNPGVLEPLKDGWYDTGDIVDIDDEGYVKIIGRAKRFAKIAGEMISLAAVEELIYEIWPDDKHAVVMLSGGPRGETLGLVTTRIELKRDEVRQKLSDMEIAEISMPKKVLILEDIPTLPTGKINYVSLEEFLKDEDITD